The Candidatus Melainabacteria bacterium genome includes a region encoding these proteins:
- the aroQ gene encoding type II 3-dehydroquinate dehydratase translates to MTANKSGTGSTPKRVLVINGPNLNLLGKREADIYGSTSLSEINVALSELGKELGLEITAYQSNIEGELVEKIQQCMGGSFDGILINPAAYGHTSIALRDALKAVAIPFVEVHMSNIHAREEFRHKTYLSDCAHGVVVGFGVDSYLLGLRGLSGCLKKK, encoded by the coding sequence ATGACGGCGAATAAGTCGGGCACAGGCTCAACTCCTAAGCGTGTTCTTGTTATTAACGGACCCAACTTGAATCTGTTGGGCAAGCGGGAAGCCGACATTTATGGTTCAACCAGTTTGTCGGAAATTAATGTCGCCCTGTCTGAGCTCGGAAAGGAGCTGGGACTTGAAATCACAGCCTACCAGTCGAACATCGAAGGGGAACTGGTCGAGAAGATTCAACAGTGCATGGGCGGAAGTTTCGACGGCATTTTGATCAACCCAGCTGCATACGGTCATACCTCCATTGCGCTGCGGGACGCGCTCAAAGCTGTAGCCATTCCGTTTGTGGAAGTGCACATGTCAAATATCCACGCCCGTGAGGAATTCAGGCACAAAACCTATCTCTCGGATTGCGCCCACGGCGTAGTGGTCGGCTTCGGCGTAGACAGCTACCTACTTGGCCTGCGCGGATTATCCGGCTGCCTGAAGAAGAAGTGA
- a CDS encoding tetratricopeptide repeat protein yields the protein MRLLMLLCGALVLVSLPVIPFATMGVHCPPLPSLTQLAEDANRAVNNLVPVVMGTLAPPSSHSSAGQDLKSLDQASDQLLDQINKTPSDPSLHNRVALIYAGMGDFTSAVNHFEKAVESSRSQILLLNAQEKELRAKGDRAAAASTVLEVSKLNVELAAAHSSLARVYGELGQHEKVVAELDSLNKDIAFGSGLSKKSVPVAVAPTTTDHRLNQKTLASLARAQALMQAHRIPEAMQEYRNVIAAEPQSAIAHEKLGLAALFVNNSYLAVQELEVATRLEPDHSSTHNALGLAYQAEGDGSHAQAEFQTALSLNPKDAEAAFNLGTIYAGTGRYGPAEEAFKKAVAANPKAPMAHNHLGTLLSLSGNYKQAVQEFQTALTLAPDLASSHYGLGLALYNLKDYSNSIREFKRALVLNPGLSDAHNKIEMAYRKSGLASAGGVN from the coding sequence ATGCGGCTTCTCATGCTGCTTTGTGGCGCCCTCGTACTTGTTTCGTTACCGGTGATTCCGTTTGCCACAATGGGTGTGCACTGCCCGCCCTTGCCGAGCCTGACGCAGCTGGCAGAAGACGCGAATCGAGCCGTCAATAATCTTGTGCCAGTAGTGATGGGCACACTCGCGCCTCCGAGCTCGCACTCGAGTGCCGGGCAAGATCTGAAATCTCTCGACCAGGCCTCAGACCAGCTGCTCGACCAGATAAACAAAACGCCGAGCGACCCCTCTTTGCACAATCGCGTTGCCCTCATCTATGCAGGCATGGGTGATTTCACGTCCGCAGTCAATCATTTCGAGAAAGCGGTGGAATCGTCACGTTCTCAGATTCTGCTTTTGAACGCACAAGAGAAGGAATTGCGGGCCAAAGGTGATCGGGCCGCAGCGGCAAGTACTGTTCTTGAAGTATCTAAATTGAATGTCGAACTTGCCGCAGCGCACAGTTCGTTGGCTCGTGTCTATGGCGAACTGGGGCAACATGAGAAAGTCGTTGCCGAGCTGGATTCGCTCAACAAAGACATTGCTTTCGGATCAGGTCTGAGTAAAAAATCAGTACCCGTCGCAGTTGCACCGACAACTACAGACCATCGATTGAATCAGAAAACTCTGGCCAGTCTGGCTCGCGCTCAAGCTCTGATGCAGGCACATCGCATTCCTGAAGCCATGCAGGAATACCGCAACGTCATCGCTGCCGAGCCGCAGTCTGCCATAGCCCACGAGAAGCTGGGACTGGCAGCGCTTTTCGTCAACAATTCATATCTTGCGGTGCAGGAGTTGGAAGTGGCTACACGCCTTGAACCCGACCACAGTTCCACTCACAATGCTCTCGGGCTGGCTTATCAAGCCGAAGGCGATGGTTCGCACGCACAGGCTGAATTTCAAACTGCTCTTTCTCTGAATCCAAAAGATGCCGAAGCCGCCTTCAATCTCGGCACCATATATGCTGGCACGGGGCGCTACGGTCCTGCCGAAGAAGCGTTCAAGAAGGCAGTGGCAGCCAATCCTAAGGCGCCGATGGCTCACAATCATCTGGGCACTTTATTGTCCCTGTCGGGCAACTACAAACAGGCTGTTCAGGAATTTCAGACTGCTCTCACTCTGGCACCAGATCTGGCGTCATCTCACTATGGGCTCGGTCTGGCGCTCTACAACCTCAAGGATTATTCCAATTCAATTAGAGAGTTTAAGCGTGCGCTTGTTCTGAACCCCGGACTTTCCGATGCTCATAATAAAATAGAGATGGCATACCGCAAGTCTGGGCTGGCTTCTGCCGGCGGCGTTAACTGA
- a CDS encoding HAD family hydrolase, protein MLRAYRIEWQGERLNLYKLAIFDFDGTLVDSAPGIVDVMKNCVDEYNLSDDIYKEWQQLIGVPLMRQMEIIFPDHSEEYWLEVATRYREIYDSKTIELCPLFPHLIPMLETLKASDVKITIASSKRRHLIETVLDHHDLSHFFSLIVGAQDVQNHKPHPESVHLTLQKMGTQAADAVVIGDSTYDLDMARGADVDAIGVTTGIHTTEILAMSQPKHIVKGLDEVLPIILNGRMSNKRASQ, encoded by the coding sequence ATTCTTCGCGCTTATCGAATCGAATGGCAAGGTGAGCGTCTAAACTTGTACAAACTGGCAATCTTCGATTTTGATGGAACCCTTGTCGATTCAGCCCCTGGCATAGTTGATGTCATGAAGAATTGCGTCGACGAGTACAATCTCAGCGACGACATCTACAAGGAATGGCAACAGCTGATCGGAGTGCCGTTGATGCGTCAGATGGAAATTATTTTTCCTGATCATAGCGAAGAATATTGGCTGGAAGTAGCAACGCGCTATCGAGAAATTTACGACAGCAAGACAATCGAGCTGTGTCCTTTATTTCCGCATCTGATTCCGATGCTCGAAACTTTAAAAGCGTCCGATGTAAAAATCACTATCGCATCGTCAAAACGCAGGCATCTGATTGAAACAGTGCTGGATCATCACGACCTCAGCCACTTTTTTAGTTTGATTGTGGGTGCCCAGGACGTTCAAAACCACAAACCGCACCCTGAGTCTGTTCATTTGACTTTGCAGAAGATGGGCACCCAGGCTGCTGATGCGGTCGTGATTGGCGATAGCACTTATGATCTTGATATGGCTCGCGGGGCAGATGTAGATGCGATCGGCGTTACGACAGGCATTCATACAACTGAAATTCTTGCCATGTCGCAACCGAAGCACATCGTCAAAGGTCTGGATGAAGTTTTGCCAATAATTCTTAACGGCAGAATGTCCAATAAACGGGCTTCGCAGTAA
- the lptB gene encoding LPS export ABC transporter ATP-binding protein, translating into MPTFHAGRSAQIEPEVNTKNKTLYIDSLQKSYGGRRVVDGVSFYVQRGEVVGLLGRNGAGKTTSFDMVLGLVVPEKGSIKLEDKDLTRMPIHQRSRMGLAYLPQENSIFRKLSVSDNMRLILEMQGIKRAEQDRRSKALLEQFGLDHLENVIAVQLSGGERRRLELARCLATEPEFILLDEPFTGVDPISIADIQGLIRRVRDQWNLGVLLTDHNPRATLKICDRAYLIDHGKILVQGTSREVADSPVARKQYLGEDFSL; encoded by the coding sequence ATGCCGACCTTTCATGCCGGACGCTCTGCGCAAATCGAGCCGGAAGTAAACACGAAAAACAAAACTCTATACATCGACAGTCTGCAAAAGAGCTATGGCGGACGGCGCGTAGTTGACGGCGTCAGCTTCTACGTGCAGCGCGGGGAAGTCGTTGGACTCCTGGGCAGAAACGGTGCCGGTAAAACAACTTCATTCGACATGGTGCTGGGTCTGGTCGTGCCTGAGAAAGGCAGCATCAAGCTGGAAGACAAAGATCTAACAAGAATGCCTATCCATCAGCGAAGCCGGATGGGACTTGCTTATCTGCCGCAAGAAAACTCTATTTTCCGAAAACTTTCTGTCTCAGACAATATGCGTTTGATTTTGGAGATGCAAGGCATAAAACGTGCCGAGCAAGACAGACGCAGTAAGGCTTTGCTTGAACAGTTCGGACTCGATCACCTGGAAAATGTGATTGCAGTGCAACTTTCAGGAGGTGAGCGAAGACGTCTGGAATTGGCTCGCTGTTTGGCTACAGAACCTGAATTTATCTTGTTGGACGAACCATTCACTGGAGTTGACCCGATCTCTATCGCGGACATTCAAGGTTTGATTCGTCGTGTACGAGACCAGTGGAACCTCGGCGTACTGCTGACTGACCACAACCCAAGAGCGACACTGAAAATTTGCGACCGTGCTTATCTGATCGACCATGGCAAAATCCTCGTGCAAGGAACATCACGAGAAGTAGCTGACAGTCCAGTTGCCCGCAAACAATATCTCGGCGAGGACTTCTCACTATGA
- a CDS encoding YjgP/YjgQ family permease, which produces MMSLTFGTKMLDRYIANEFWQPLLFGIGIVTGVYFGADQLKTIFNLIMRSGVPWNMAFAILGLHLPEIIVLTIPIGVLLGTLIVFNRLSSDSEIIALRTSGISFYRIMVAPLMFGLITSFISFGINEGIVPVANRTSKKLEFLALYKSELPTGQANFTYMERGKDLTLDRIFYIGYYNGKSIFNVIILDFTRDKLVQIISAASGMFNHGEWTLEKGRTYVLSGSSDITRILQFEKLVLPGVKNAQAALETGKVSPKDMNMIELWNYIKILEHSNAVTNDLLVRFNQKFSQPLACLIVALAGAPLGLLGRRSRSNLGLIYSAGIVFLYYVLQSSSGALGEAGRLDPLVAAWLPNLVIGTLGVIILYYKAR; this is translated from the coding sequence ATGATGAGCCTTACTTTCGGCACGAAAATGCTGGACCGCTATATTGCCAACGAATTTTGGCAACCGTTGCTGTTCGGTATTGGTATCGTCACTGGTGTCTATTTCGGCGCCGACCAGTTGAAGACCATCTTCAATTTGATCATGAGATCCGGTGTGCCATGGAATATGGCGTTTGCCATTCTGGGGCTGCACTTGCCTGAAATCATCGTTTTGACCATCCCTATTGGTGTGTTGCTCGGAACTTTGATTGTATTCAATCGCTTGAGTAGTGACTCTGAAATCATTGCCTTGCGTACAAGCGGCATCAGCTTTTATCGCATCATGGTGGCACCTTTGATGTTCGGTTTGATCACGAGCTTTATCAGCTTTGGTATCAATGAAGGTATCGTGCCGGTGGCGAACCGCACATCCAAGAAGCTCGAGTTTCTCGCCCTGTACAAAAGTGAGTTGCCCACCGGGCAGGCTAACTTCACTTACATGGAGCGCGGTAAAGATCTGACTCTCGATCGCATTTTCTACATCGGTTATTACAACGGAAAGTCGATTTTCAACGTCATCATTCTGGATTTCACCAGAGACAAACTTGTGCAGATCATCAGCGCCGCCTCCGGTATGTTCAATCATGGCGAGTGGACCCTGGAGAAAGGGAGAACGTATGTGCTCTCGGGCAGCAGCGATATCACGCGTATTTTGCAGTTTGAAAAGTTGGTTTTGCCGGGCGTAAAGAACGCTCAAGCTGCGCTGGAAACCGGAAAGGTTTCGCCCAAAGACATGAACATGATCGAGCTGTGGAATTACATCAAGATTCTGGAACACTCGAATGCGGTTACAAACGACCTGCTCGTGCGCTTCAATCAGAAGTTCTCACAGCCGTTAGCTTGCCTGATCGTAGCTCTCGCGGGCGCGCCGCTTGGACTTTTGGGAAGAAGGTCACGCAGTAACCTCGGTTTGATTTATTCAGCCGGTATCGTGTTTCTCTACTATGTGTTGCAGTCAAGCTCCGGCGCCCTCGGTGAAGCCGGTCGTTTGGACCCACTAGTTGCAGCCTGGTTGCCGAACCTTGTGATCGGTACCCTCGGTGTGATCATCTTGTATTACAAAGCCAGGTAG
- a CDS encoding carbamoyl-phosphate synthase small subunit, with translation MIPAGKPCLLALEDGKCYKGHAFGAEGTSTGELVFNTSMIGYQEIMTDASYAGQIVTLTYTEIGNYGTNDEDVETQSKKIYARGLVVRHLSRQHSSWRASESLHEYLLKHNIIGISDVDTRSITRRIRDKGAMRCALSTVILDETELVKVAQNSPEMTGADFTQEVTATEKYRMGNGKYTVAVMDFGIKANILRQLALRNLSLIVYPAHTKAEEILADKPDALFLSNGPGDPAACKDIIVELKKLIATKMPIFGICLGHQLLSLALGAKTYKLKFGHRGGNQPVKDLQTGKIEITCQNHGFAVDAESLPADLELTHINLNDNSCEGFRHKTLPIFCVQYHPEANPGPHDSNYLFERFFALIESNGKVSV, from the coding sequence GTGATTCCTGCCGGCAAGCCGTGTTTGCTGGCTCTGGAAGACGGCAAGTGTTACAAAGGGCACGCGTTTGGTGCGGAAGGAACCTCAACAGGTGAGTTGGTCTTCAACACGAGCATGATTGGTTATCAAGAAATCATGACTGACGCCAGCTACGCCGGTCAGATTGTCACCCTGACTTATACAGAGATTGGTAACTACGGTACCAACGACGAAGATGTCGAAACGCAGTCGAAGAAGATATATGCCCGCGGGCTGGTAGTGCGTCACTTGAGCCGCCAGCATAGCTCCTGGCGGGCATCGGAGTCGCTTCACGAGTATCTGCTCAAGCACAATATTATTGGTATCAGCGATGTCGATACGCGATCGATCACGCGGCGCATTCGTGACAAGGGCGCCATGCGCTGTGCTCTCTCGACTGTAATTCTTGATGAAACTGAACTCGTAAAAGTTGCTCAGAACTCGCCTGAGATGACTGGTGCCGACTTCACTCAAGAAGTAACGGCGACTGAGAAATATCGCATGGGCAACGGAAAGTACACTGTCGCAGTGATGGATTTCGGTATCAAGGCAAATATTTTGCGCCAGTTGGCTTTGCGAAATTTGTCACTGATAGTCTATCCAGCCCACACCAAAGCTGAGGAAATCCTCGCTGATAAGCCGGATGCGCTGTTTCTTTCCAACGGTCCTGGTGATCCGGCTGCCTGCAAAGACATCATTGTCGAATTGAAAAAGCTTATCGCCACCAAGATGCCTATTTTTGGAATTTGTCTTGGCCATCAACTCCTGTCACTGGCTCTTGGAGCCAAGACATACAAGTTGAAGTTCGGTCACCGTGGTGGCAATCAACCTGTTAAAGATTTGCAGACAGGCAAAATCGAAATCACCTGTCAGAATCACGGTTTCGCTGTTGATGCAGAGTCTTTGCCTGCAGATCTCGAGTTGACTCACATCAATTTGAACGACAACAGCTGTGAAGGGTTCCGTCATAAGACCCTGCCGATTTTCTGCGTTCAGTATCACCCTGAAGCGAACCCCGGTCCTCATGATTCCAATTATCTGTTCGAGAGATTCTTCGCGCTTATCGAATCGAATGGCAAGGTGAGCGTCTAA
- a CDS encoding shikimate kinase: protein MSYSNVVLIGPPGSGKTSVGQLLAQRSNRRFFDTDRVIEERHGCSVSEIFARHGEPHFRQLESNILDEISRDEWRDVVLGTGGGIIVTPGNMEKLEKLGLVVCLFAPPSCLLKRLETDRTRPLLASGDEGSKEKRLNDLIAARESKYRMARYIIETANLAPEEVAAEIEKLLVISDDTTTRAEAV from the coding sequence TTGAGTTATTCAAATGTTGTCTTGATAGGCCCGCCTGGCTCGGGAAAAACTTCAGTCGGGCAGCTTCTCGCCCAGAGGTCGAATCGACGTTTCTTCGATACTGATCGCGTTATTGAGGAGCGTCACGGCTGTTCCGTCTCTGAAATCTTTGCCAGACACGGCGAGCCACACTTTCGGCAGCTCGAATCGAATATTCTCGACGAAATCTCCAGAGATGAATGGCGCGATGTGGTTCTGGGCACGGGTGGCGGCATAATCGTCACGCCCGGGAACATGGAGAAGCTCGAGAAGCTCGGGCTGGTCGTCTGTCTCTTTGCTCCGCCATCTTGTCTTCTCAAGCGCCTGGAAACCGATCGAACGCGTCCTCTCCTTGCCAGTGGGGACGAGGGAAGTAAAGAGAAGCGTCTTAACGACTTGATTGCAGCCCGTGAATCAAAGTATCGAATGGCTCGATACATAATCGAAACCGCTAACCTGGCGCCTGAAGAAGTCGCAGCCGAAATTGAAAAGCTGCTTGTCATCAGCGATGACACCACTACTAGAGCCGAAGCGGTATAG
- the nuoN gene encoding NADH-quinone oxidoreductase subunit NuoN, translating to MNAGMQIYADAIKMLWPEIFVVIAILLTSVWNLFMPKAKEWTPVWAMMGLGAAFTTLFLQFFDKPTILFNGLFTVDKLTVTFGLIVTLVGVVVVLMTMGYEHHLGRNRGEFYSILLTAILAVLLLAGATDLIMLFVGLETLSICCVLLAGFNKFDVKSSEASLKYLLSTAATTATLLYGLSFVYGLTDATSYSVIAEKMALMAVPPTSLIRIFVLVLLLSAVGFKLSAVPFHMWTPDVYEGAPTPVTAFLSIGSKAGGFVIALRLLFMVFGKSAPDWTILLTALAILSMIMGNLIALAQTSVKRMLAYSSIAHVGYILIGMISGTQQGLAAMMFYIIVYGFMNLGAFAGAILFANETGSDNIDDFAGLIKKRPYLALLMSVCLLNLAGLPIPPAGFFAKLFIFGAGIQMPLILGTTPIGWILVSVALVTSIPAVYYYTRVVIKMIVADPSPKVVAMGDQRPFFDSPQSMVFLALWLCIGVIFMTGTVVVDPVMNISRDAIAPLLATPESRTNPPVGMLPNTVH from the coding sequence ATGAATGCTGGAATGCAAATCTACGCTGACGCCATAAAAATGCTATGGCCAGAGATTTTCGTCGTCATTGCGATCCTACTCACATCGGTCTGGAATTTATTCATGCCGAAGGCGAAAGAATGGACGCCGGTCTGGGCAATGATGGGTCTTGGTGCCGCCTTTACTACTCTCTTTCTTCAATTTTTCGACAAGCCGACAATTCTCTTCAACGGCTTATTTACTGTTGACAAACTGACCGTCACATTCGGTTTGATTGTTACCCTCGTGGGTGTCGTCGTTGTCCTGATGACGATGGGCTATGAGCATCACCTGGGACGGAACCGCGGTGAGTTCTATTCGATCCTTCTTACAGCGATACTGGCCGTACTCCTGCTTGCCGGTGCGACAGATCTGATTATGTTGTTTGTTGGGCTGGAAACGCTGAGTATTTGCTGCGTTCTCCTGGCCGGCTTCAATAAATTCGACGTCAAAAGCAGCGAGGCTTCACTTAAATACCTTCTCTCGACGGCTGCCACCACAGCCACTTTGCTCTACGGTCTATCGTTTGTATATGGTTTGACCGACGCCACATCCTATTCTGTGATTGCAGAAAAGATGGCTCTAATGGCGGTGCCTCCAACTTCCTTGATTCGTATCTTCGTTCTCGTGCTCTTGCTCAGTGCCGTTGGCTTCAAGCTTTCCGCCGTGCCGTTCCACATGTGGACACCAGACGTATACGAAGGTGCACCTACACCAGTCACAGCCTTCCTTTCTATAGGTTCCAAGGCGGGCGGCTTCGTTATTGCTTTGCGCCTTTTGTTCATGGTCTTTGGAAAGTCGGCGCCTGATTGGACCATCCTCCTGACGGCTCTGGCAATACTTTCAATGATCATGGGTAACCTGATTGCTCTGGCTCAGACGTCAGTCAAACGTATGCTGGCGTACTCGTCTATCGCTCACGTCGGCTACATTCTGATCGGCATGATCTCAGGCACGCAGCAAGGTCTTGCCGCCATGATGTTCTACATCATCGTTTACGGTTTCATGAACCTCGGAGCTTTCGCCGGTGCCATCCTATTTGCCAATGAGACGGGCAGCGACAACATTGACGACTTTGCCGGACTGATCAAAAAGCGTCCTTACCTGGCGCTACTGATGAGTGTCTGCTTGCTCAATCTGGCAGGCTTGCCAATTCCACCAGCCGGATTTTTCGCCAAACTGTTCATCTTCGGTGCCGGTATCCAGATGCCACTTATACTCGGAACTACTCCGATCGGATGGATTCTTGTCAGCGTCGCACTCGTCACTTCGATTCCTGCGGTCTATTACTACACCCGCGTCGTAATCAAGATGATCGTTGCCGACCCTTCTCCCAAGGTGGTGGCGATGGGCGATCAGCGTCCATTCTTCGACAGCCCGCAATCAATGGTCTTCCTGGCGTTGTGGTTGTGTATCGGTGTCATTTTCATGACAGGTACGGTTGTTGTCGACCCGGTTATGAATATTTCGAGAGACGCAATAGCGCCTTTGCTGGCAACGCCTGAATCAAGGACAAACCCGCCGGTAGGAATGTTGCCCAACACCGTCCACTAG